The Pirellulales bacterium genome contains a region encoding:
- a CDS encoding alpha/beta hydrolase family protein — MLRHFVIPTLAWVSLLAGSAPAAEPLPVKTVEHKADSVGRNMKYNIVLPANYETSTERYPVLYLLHGLTSNYTAWAFMKVPEVAASYKLIIVMPDVGNSWYVNWAESAAGQKNQWEDYIIKELIGHVDETYRTIAKREARAINGLSMGGYGAIMLGLRHPDLFCSIGSHSGALAFADRSAESVAQGEQPEFLRRPWTGEVNPKIKIEGFSSPAERTPQGKIFLTREQCDAHDPFKLVLAVERAKLPYIYVDCGTDDGLITSNQRFCRLLMENNIPFTYGQSRGGHVPPYWAREVAQSIAVQNLIIERSLAQAAKSAKSAADAAGN, encoded by the coding sequence ATGTTGCGCCATTTCGTCATTCCGACCCTCGCGTGGGTGTCTTTGTTGGCGGGTTCTGCGCCGGCCGCTGAACCTCTGCCGGTCAAGACGGTGGAACATAAGGCCGATTCGGTGGGGCGCAACATGAAATACAACATCGTGCTGCCCGCCAACTACGAGACGTCGACAGAGCGCTACCCGGTGCTGTATTTGCTGCACGGGCTGACCAGCAATTACACGGCTTGGGCCTTTATGAAGGTGCCCGAGGTCGCCGCGAGCTACAAGTTGATCATCGTCATGCCGGACGTTGGCAACTCGTGGTATGTCAATTGGGCCGAAAGCGCGGCGGGACAAAAGAACCAGTGGGAAGATTACATCATCAAAGAACTGATCGGCCATGTCGACGAAACCTATCGCACGATCGCCAAACGCGAGGCCCGCGCGATCAACGGTCTGTCGATGGGCGGGTACGGGGCGATCATGCTGGGGCTGCGGCATCCGGACCTGTTCTGCTCGATTGGCAGTCACAGCGGAGCGCTGGCATTTGCCGACCGCTCGGCCGAATCGGTCGCCCAAGGGGAGCAGCCAGAGTTCCTGCGCCGTCCCTGGACGGGAGAAGTGAATCCGAAGATCAAGATCGAAGGTTTCAGCAGCCCTGCCGAGCGGACACCCCAGGGAAAGATTTTTCTAACGCGCGAACAGTGCGATGCACATGATCCGTTCAAACTGGTGTTGGCAGTCGAACGGGCCAAGCTGCCCTACATTTACGTCGACTGCGGAACGGACGACGGCCTGATCACCAGCAATCAGCGGTTTTGCCGGTTACTGATGGAGAACAACATTCCGTTCACCTACGGACAGTCGCGGGGCGGCCACGTGCCTCCGTACTGGGCGCGCGAGGTGGCCCAATCCATCGCCGTGCAGAATTTGATCATCGAGAGGTCGCTCGCTCAAGCGGCGAAGTCTGCCAAGAGTGCCGCAGATGCCGCCGGCAACTAG
- a CDS encoding PSD1 and planctomycete cytochrome C domain-containing protein, with the protein MATAEDAVPGSSEPATGAADVEFFEKQVRPLLVARCHECHAGDKHKGNLRLDAREAVLQGGDTGAAIVPGKPDESLLVDAIRYGETYQMPPKGRLPDEEIAVLEDWVRRGAPWPAQKAPSSASAAGPSTFDFATRAQHWCFQPLADTSPPTVTDMTWPRSGIDQFILAGLEARGFVPAAPTDKRTWLRRVTYDLIGLPPVPADIDDFLADDQESAYEKVVDRLLASPHYGERQARHWLDLTRFAETYGHEHDFEIPNAYQYRDYMIRALNADVPYDRLLVEHLAGDLLPGPRRNPAEHFNESIIGTAFFFFGEARHSPVDVREDEAVRVDNQLDVFAKTFLALTLGCARCHDHKFDAITQRDYYALAGYLQSSRYQHAFLDDPPQSSPPETAQPIVELTRLRDRQREVFADYLQQACRLQVDHLAAKLLASDNRSDWQIHRLAEADARPSDVWHAWQKLAGVNIPQDTAEFARRRAVFGTKLVEHQALEARASVAFADFDGPTFGDWMPTGMAFGNCPARAADVTTATHDAGSTDLPMGLVGVSAAHSGLLAEKLQGVLRSPTFTIEHPKIFYRLWGTSGQVRLIVDGLQLIQDPIYGGLKFAPGGLAPHWHEQNVEKWVGHRAYIELIDDGDGWLALDQVVFADQPPQAPGPNALIAKVAYDPTIQSAAELANAYQRIFTESLEWWLATPRAAADDTSHDRCAIVDALAGWSADKRTAPADQGAAGQSALVTDQARNAWAKIKAQRDQICAALPAPRRSLAMAEGTPEDEHVFIRGNHRTLGPEVARRNLQVLGGEQRPAPRNASGRLELAEGLVDGTQPLVPRVMVNRIWQRHFGRGIVSTPDDFGAMGQAPTHPELLDWLAAEFMRQGWSIKALDRLIVLSSAYRMSNAASPAALAADPDNRSWHHVPRRRLDAECIRDAVLAVSGRLDQTMYGPGVAPYLTQFMSGRGRPKESGPLDGLGRRSIYLKVRRNFLSPMLLAFDYPTPFTTIGRRTVSNVPSQALVMLNSPFVAEQALIWAQRIQALPELSDTERVSAMYREALGRAPDEDELSTVARFLAAQRELYDTDSEQHAWADLAHVLFNAKEFVFVE; encoded by the coding sequence GTGGCGACCGCTGAGGACGCGGTTCCCGGCAGTTCTGAGCCTGCGACCGGGGCCGCGGATGTGGAGTTTTTTGAGAAGCAGGTACGCCCGCTATTGGTAGCTCGCTGTCACGAGTGCCACGCAGGGGACAAGCACAAGGGCAATTTGCGACTCGACGCCCGGGAGGCGGTTTTGCAAGGTGGCGACACCGGCGCCGCGATCGTGCCTGGCAAGCCGGACGAAAGCCTGCTCGTCGATGCCATTCGCTACGGCGAGACGTACCAGATGCCTCCCAAGGGACGTTTGCCGGACGAAGAGATCGCCGTGCTGGAAGACTGGGTTCGACGTGGCGCCCCGTGGCCGGCGCAAAAGGCACCGTCGTCCGCTTCGGCGGCCGGCCCCTCCACCTTTGACTTCGCGACGAGAGCACAACATTGGTGCTTTCAACCGTTGGCTGATACATCTCCGCCGACAGTCACGGACATGACATGGCCGCGCAGTGGCATCGATCAATTTATCCTGGCCGGATTGGAAGCGCGCGGCTTTGTGCCGGCCGCGCCGACCGACAAGCGTACCTGGCTTCGCCGTGTAACGTACGACTTGATCGGCTTGCCTCCCGTGCCGGCTGATATCGACGATTTTCTGGCCGACGACCAGGAATCGGCCTATGAAAAGGTTGTCGATCGCTTGCTGGCCTCGCCGCATTATGGAGAACGGCAGGCCCGCCATTGGCTCGACCTGACCCGCTTCGCCGAGACCTACGGCCACGAGCACGATTTTGAGATTCCCAACGCCTACCAATATCGCGACTATATGATTCGGGCGTTGAATGCTGACGTTCCTTACGATCGATTGCTCGTCGAGCACCTGGCAGGGGACCTGTTACCAGGGCCGCGACGGAATCCGGCCGAACACTTCAACGAGTCCATCATTGGAACGGCTTTTTTCTTCTTCGGCGAGGCCCGGCATTCGCCGGTCGACGTGCGCGAGGACGAAGCCGTGCGCGTTGACAATCAGCTCGACGTCTTCGCCAAAACGTTTCTCGCGCTGACGCTGGGATGCGCACGGTGTCATGACCACAAGTTCGACGCAATTACTCAGCGCGACTACTACGCACTGGCCGGTTATCTGCAAAGCTCGCGCTATCAGCATGCATTTCTCGACGATCCTCCCCAAAGTTCCCCGCCCGAGACTGCTCAGCCGATCGTCGAACTGACTCGCCTGCGCGACCGCCAGCGCGAGGTATTCGCAGATTACTTGCAACAGGCCTGTCGCTTGCAAGTCGACCATCTGGCGGCGAAACTGCTCGCAAGTGACAACCGTAGCGACTGGCAAATCCACCGCCTGGCCGAAGCCGATGCACGACCGAGCGACGTTTGGCACGCCTGGCAAAAGCTGGCCGGCGTGAATATTCCTCAGGACACAGCCGAGTTCGCCCGCCGCCGCGCAGTATTTGGTACGAAACTCGTCGAGCATCAGGCCCTTGAAGCCCGTGCAAGTGTGGCTTTCGCCGACTTCGACGGCCCTACTTTCGGAGATTGGATGCCCACGGGCATGGCATTTGGCAACTGTCCGGCTCGCGCGGCAGATGTCACGACGGCAACGCACGACGCCGGATCGACTGATCTCCCGATGGGGCTCGTCGGTGTGTCGGCTGCGCATAGCGGCCTATTGGCTGAGAAGTTGCAAGGCGTATTACGATCGCCGACGTTTACCATCGAGCACCCCAAGATTTTCTATCGGCTGTGGGGTACCAGTGGTCAGGTGCGCCTGATCGTGGACGGGCTGCAGTTGATTCAAGATCCCATCTACGGCGGTTTGAAGTTCGCGCCAGGGGGCTTAGCGCCGCATTGGCACGAGCAAAACGTAGAGAAATGGGTCGGGCATCGTGCCTACATTGAACTCATCGACGACGGCGACGGCTGGCTCGCGCTCGATCAGGTTGTTTTTGCCGATCAACCTCCTCAGGCGCCCGGCCCGAACGCACTAATTGCCAAGGTGGCCTACGATCCGACGATTCAGTCGGCCGCGGAACTGGCCAACGCATACCAGCGCATTTTTACTGAGAGCCTCGAATGGTGGCTTGCCACTCCCAGGGCCGCGGCTGACGATACATCACACGATCGTTGCGCAATCGTAGACGCACTGGCCGGCTGGTCAGCAGATAAAAGGACAGCACCGGCCGATCAAGGCGCCGCAGGGCAGTCTGCTCTTGTAACCGACCAAGCGCGGAATGCCTGGGCCAAGATCAAAGCGCAGCGCGACCAGATTTGCGCCGCGCTGCCTGCGCCGCGGCGGTCGTTGGCCATGGCCGAGGGGACGCCGGAGGACGAGCACGTCTTTATCCGCGGCAACCACCGCACGCTGGGGCCCGAGGTGGCGCGCCGCAACCTGCAAGTCCTCGGCGGCGAGCAGCGGCCCGCGCCAAGGAATGCGAGCGGACGACTGGAATTGGCCGAGGGACTGGTCGACGGTACGCAACCGTTGGTTCCGCGCGTGATGGTCAATCGCATCTGGCAGCGCCATTTTGGTCGCGGCATTGTCTCGACGCCCGACGACTTTGGCGCCATGGGACAGGCGCCGACACATCCAGAGCTGCTCGACTGGCTAGCCGCCGAGTTCATGCGACAAGGCTGGTCCATCAAAGCACTCGACCGCTTGATCGTGCTCTCCAGTGCGTACCGAATGTCGAACGCCGCTTCGCCCGCGGCGCTCGCTGCCGATCCCGATAACCGCAGTTGGCATCACGTGCCGCGTCGACGGCTGGACGCAGAGTGCATTCGCGACGCCGTGCTTGCCGTATCCGGCCGACTCGACCAGACCATGTATGGGCCGGGCGTGGCGCCCTATCTCACGCAATTCATGAGCGGACGCGGCCGCCCAAAAGAATCTGGTCCGCTCGATGGCCTAGGCCGGCGCAGCATCTATCTCAAAGTGCGGCGCAACTTTCTATCGCCCATGCTCTTGGCTTTCGATTATCCCACACCTTTTACAACGATCGGCCGGCGAACCGTTTCGAATGTACCTTCGCAGGCGCTGGTGATGCTTAACAGTCCCTTCGTCGCTGAACAAGCGTTGATTTGGGCGCAACGCATCCAGGCGCTGCCAGAGTTGAGCGATACCGAGCGTGTCTCGGCAATGTACCGCGAGGCATTGGGACGCGCCCCGGATGAAGACGAGCTTTCCACGGTCGCACGATTTCTGGCCGCCCAACGAGAGCTCTACGATACAGACAGCGAGCAGCATGCGTGGGCTGATTTGGCCCACGTGCTGTTCAATGCCAAGGAATTCGTTTTTGTAGAATAG
- a CDS encoding uracil-DNA glycosylase — protein sequence MPTWAALNKQIIACELCPRLREYCQAIATEKRRAFTAWNYWGRPVPNFGDPAARLLIVGLAPAAHGANRTGRMFTGDRSGDWLYRALHKAGFANRPQASDRHDGLELINCAITAMAHCAPPDNKPTVAEIANCQRWLVESIDRVPATVLLALGQIAWQGVVREARRRNWLTGPAAKFRHGAQQPLSDGRWLLGSYHPSQQNTFTGRLTEPMFDEVFRRARELLS from the coding sequence ATGCCGACCTGGGCCGCCCTTAATAAGCAAATCATCGCCTGCGAGCTTTGCCCCCGATTGCGTGAATATTGCCAGGCGATCGCGACCGAAAAGCGACGAGCGTTCACCGCTTGGAACTATTGGGGCCGGCCGGTCCCGAACTTTGGTGACCCGGCCGCGCGACTGTTGATCGTGGGATTAGCTCCGGCCGCCCACGGTGCCAATCGCACCGGCCGCATGTTCACCGGCGATCGCAGCGGAGACTGGCTGTACCGCGCGCTGCATAAAGCGGGATTTGCCAACCGTCCGCAGGCGAGCGATCGCCACGACGGCCTGGAACTGATCAATTGCGCGATAACGGCCATGGCGCACTGCGCGCCCCCCGATAATAAGCCCACCGTCGCCGAGATCGCGAACTGCCAGCGGTGGCTCGTCGAATCCATCGACCGCGTGCCGGCCACAGTCCTGTTGGCCCTCGGTCAAATCGCCTGGCAGGGAGTCGTGCGCGAGGCCCGCCGGCGCAATTGGCTGACCGGCCCGGCCGCCAAATTTCGGCACGGCGCACAGCAGCCGCTGTCCGACGGTCGCTGGCTGTTGGGGAGTTATCACCCCAGCCAACAAAACACGTTCACCGGCCGCCTGACTGAACCCATGTTCGACGAAGTTTTCCGTCGAGCGCGCGAGCTGTTAAGCTAG
- a CDS encoding dienelactone hydrolase family protein encodes MDRPRHSRRYLCGGLSVLALLVATAQAEPASEGKSAEESPRHQEWVQVSAAGERTLRTFVVYPEVNQPAHAVVVIHENRGLTPWERGLADELAAAGFIAIVPDLLSQAGPQKGGADSFESAGAAREAIHNLSTEQVMADIDGVVDYAMKLSAADKKVVVAGFCWGGGQAFRFAAHNPEIAAAMVFYGAAPNEEQMKQIRVPVYGFYGENDFRITGEVPKVKGKMKALGKDFQPVTYAGAGHGFLRAGEAVDAKPADRNARADAWKRLKDLLSKL; translated from the coding sequence ATGGATCGACCTCGTCATTCTCGTCGTTATTTATGTGGCGGACTGAGCGTGCTGGCTTTGCTTGTCGCTACGGCGCAGGCAGAACCCGCTTCAGAGGGAAAGTCGGCGGAGGAGTCGCCGCGCCATCAAGAATGGGTGCAGGTCTCTGCGGCGGGGGAGCGCACGCTGCGCACGTTTGTCGTTTACCCAGAGGTGAATCAACCGGCCCACGCAGTGGTCGTGATTCACGAGAATCGTGGCCTGACGCCCTGGGAGCGCGGATTGGCCGACGAGCTGGCTGCCGCTGGCTTCATTGCCATCGTGCCCGACTTGCTGAGTCAGGCGGGGCCTCAGAAAGGGGGGGCGGACTCGTTCGAATCGGCCGGGGCAGCACGGGAGGCAATTCACAACCTTTCGACCGAACAAGTCATGGCTGACATCGATGGCGTCGTCGACTATGCGATGAAGCTGTCGGCCGCCGACAAGAAGGTGGTTGTTGCCGGATTCTGTTGGGGAGGCGGACAGGCATTCCGTTTCGCCGCGCACAATCCTGAAATCGCGGCGGCAATGGTCTTCTACGGCGCCGCGCCCAACGAAGAGCAAATGAAGCAAATCCGCGTGCCGGTTTACGGATTCTACGGAGAGAACGATTTCCGCATCACCGGCGAAGTTCCCAAGGTCAAGGGAAAAATGAAAGCGCTCGGCAAGGACTTTCAGCCGGTTACGTATGCCGGTGCAGGTCATGGCTTCCTGCGCGCAGGCGAGGCGGTGGACGCCAAGCCAGCGGATCGCAACGCCCGCGCCGACGCTTGGAAAAGGCTGAAAGATCTTTTGTCGAAGTTATGA
- a CDS encoding PVC-type heme-binding CxxCH protein: protein MLATVLLCVLASVGDAPAGETEPKSLDPRVVIEQFAAEPDIVTPTGIAIDQRGRVLVVESHTHFRPADYAGPPADRIRALVDTDGDGRADQVTNFYEGGTATMNLAVYDDGSVFVATRMEISRLFDHDNDGKADERLLIAHLETAGNYPHNGLSGFAFDGLGNVYFGLGENLGAKYRLVGTDGAALEGGGEGGSIYRCRPDGTKLTRIATGFWNPFHLCCDAYDRLFAVDNDPDSRPPCRLLHIVPEGDYGYRYRNGRKGVHPFTAWNGELPGTLPMTAGTGEAPSGVLAYESDALPTEYVGTLLVTSWGDHRIDSFRLNPHGASFRALAEPIVTGGDNFRPVVIALAADGSLYVSDWVDKSYDLHGKGRVWHIRARDAVPLKRPSDPAQALLSGDRPLRQKAGRMLAGSPSTSKNLTLLSDVAQKGADPRVRADALIALARAGKADSIREQIALHDSSADVQSLAIGLGTEYTDALRNRASPESPSLVRAAALRRLSDTSSRTVVIAALADSDPFIAQAARTALAHSATIDERLSLAAAESSAQRLAAIFLLRELPEPAARAVLPTLLRDADPTVRFAAVQWVAEAGLQEFRNQVVDGLATGATTRALFEAYLAALERLDGVQRAVKDEWSGDQYVLALLENPETASAVRVRALRALRPDHPGLTPQLLGTLLASTDPAMRLETVRTLRERKDPLAVDQVEQIAVDERAAIGLRAEAIVGVANDTSERRALLLNLATGNVATLGQEALRSLRGAPLDAGARDRLVTAAAHETDAELVTRLLGTSPNPPHPDRADREAWLALVQAPGDAATGERIFFHPRGPACYRCHQVDGRGGTIGPELSFTPQTLSAARLLESLLEPSKEIAPQFTVWNVVRNDGTMLTGVLLSDDPDGTRRYGTADGEIIGVQQSEVAEVRPQNKSLMPDSLCDQLTPSELRDLFAYLRSPR, encoded by the coding sequence ATGCTTGCCACCGTGCTGTTGTGCGTCCTTGCCTCGGTCGGAGATGCTCCTGCCGGCGAAACGGAACCTAAATCGCTCGATCCGCGCGTGGTGATCGAACAGTTCGCGGCCGAGCCCGACATCGTGACTCCCACCGGCATCGCCATCGATCAGCGCGGTCGCGTGCTGGTCGTCGAAAGCCATACGCACTTTCGGCCGGCCGATTATGCAGGCCCACCAGCGGATCGGATACGCGCCTTGGTAGATACCGACGGCGACGGCCGGGCCGACCAGGTCACGAATTTCTATGAAGGGGGCACGGCCACCATGAATCTGGCCGTCTACGATGATGGCTCGGTCTTCGTCGCCACGCGGATGGAGATATCGCGACTGTTCGATCACGATAACGATGGCAAGGCCGACGAACGCCTGTTGATCGCACATCTCGAAACTGCCGGCAACTACCCGCACAACGGGCTATCGGGCTTCGCGTTCGATGGACTGGGCAACGTCTACTTCGGCCTGGGGGAGAATCTCGGCGCCAAGTACCGATTGGTCGGCACCGATGGCGCTGCGCTCGAAGGGGGCGGCGAAGGAGGGAGCATCTATCGCTGTCGCCCTGACGGCACCAAGCTCACCCGCATTGCGACCGGATTCTGGAATCCGTTTCATCTCTGCTGCGATGCGTACGACCGGCTATTCGCCGTCGATAACGATCCCGACTCGCGCCCCCCTTGCCGCTTGTTGCACATCGTGCCCGAGGGGGATTATGGATATCGTTACCGCAACGGCCGCAAAGGAGTCCACCCGTTTACGGCCTGGAATGGCGAGTTGCCCGGCACCCTGCCCATGACGGCAGGAACCGGCGAAGCTCCATCGGGCGTGCTGGCATATGAATCGGACGCGCTGCCGACCGAATACGTCGGCACGCTGCTGGTGACCAGTTGGGGTGACCATCGCATCGACAGCTTTCGGCTCAACCCGCATGGCGCCTCGTTCCGCGCGCTGGCTGAACCGATCGTCACGGGTGGCGATAATTTCCGACCCGTCGTCATCGCGTTGGCCGCGGACGGCTCGTTGTACGTCAGTGATTGGGTCGACAAATCGTACGATTTGCACGGCAAGGGGCGTGTCTGGCACATTCGTGCCCGAGATGCCGTACCGTTGAAACGTCCGAGCGACCCCGCACAAGCCTTGTTGTCGGGGGATCGTCCGCTCAGGCAAAAAGCCGGCCGGATGCTGGCCGGGTCACCTAGCACATCAAAGAATCTGACGTTGCTCAGCGACGTAGCGCAAAAGGGCGCGGACCCGCGCGTGCGTGCCGACGCGTTAATCGCGCTGGCTCGCGCCGGCAAAGCCGATAGCATTAGGGAGCAGATCGCCCTGCACGACTCTTCAGCGGATGTCCAGTCCTTGGCGATCGGTTTGGGGACGGAATACACAGATGCTCTCAGAAATCGTGCCTCGCCAGAATCTCCGTCGCTGGTGCGTGCCGCCGCACTACGACGATTGAGCGATACATCTTCGCGGACCGTTGTCATCGCGGCACTGGCCGATTCCGATCCGTTCATCGCTCAGGCGGCACGAACGGCACTAGCGCACAGCGCGACTATCGACGAACGATTGTCCTTGGCCGCGGCCGAATCAAGCGCCCAAAGACTGGCCGCAATATTTCTGCTCCGCGAGTTGCCCGAGCCAGCAGCGCGCGCTGTGCTTCCAACGCTGCTCCGCGATGCCGACCCAACCGTGCGATTTGCCGCCGTGCAATGGGTGGCCGAAGCGGGCTTGCAGGAATTCCGCAACCAAGTCGTCGACGGCCTGGCCACCGGTGCCACGACCCGAGCGTTGTTCGAGGCTTATCTCGCGGCGCTCGAGCGCCTCGACGGCGTGCAGCGCGCCGTGAAGGATGAATGGAGTGGCGACCAATATGTGCTGGCGTTGCTTGAAAACCCAGAGACCGCGTCCGCCGTGCGCGTGCGAGCCTTGCGCGCATTGCGTCCTGATCATCCGGGACTGACACCGCAATTGCTCGGCACGTTGCTCGCGTCCACGGATCCGGCCATGCGTTTAGAGACAGTCCGCACGTTGCGCGAGCGGAAAGATCCCCTGGCCGTGGATCAGGTCGAGCAGATTGCCGTCGACGAGCGCGCCGCTATCGGCCTCCGCGCCGAAGCGATCGTGGGGGTGGCGAATGACACGTCGGAACGCCGGGCGCTGCTTTTGAATCTTGCCACAGGCAACGTCGCGACATTGGGCCAAGAGGCGCTGCGATCATTACGCGGCGCACCCCTCGACGCCGGAGCACGCGATCGTTTGGTGACGGCCGCCGCGCATGAGACCGATGCCGAGTTGGTCACCCGGCTACTGGGCACTTCGCCAAACCCACCGCATCCGGACCGCGCCGATCGAGAGGCATGGTTGGCGCTGGTACAAGCGCCGGGCGATGCCGCGACGGGCGAACGGATTTTTTTCCACCCGCGCGGACCAGCCTGTTATCGTTGTCATCAGGTTGATGGGCGAGGGGGGACCATCGGTCCGGAGCTTTCGTTCACGCCTCAGACTTTATCGGCGGCACGATTGTTAGAGTCGCTCTTGGAGCCGAGCAAAGAGATCGCGCCCCAGTTCACCGTCTGGAACGTGGTACGCAACGATGGAACCATGTTGACCGGCGTTCTACTGTCGGACGATCCCGACGGCACGCGGCGTTACGGAACCGCGGATGGAGAAATCATCGGTGTTCAACAATCGGAAGTCGCCGAGGTACGCCCGCAGAACAAATCTCTCATGCCGGATAGCCTTTGCGATCAGCTAACGCCCAGTGAGCTGCGCGACCTGTTCGCCTATCTTCGATCCCCCCGGTAA
- a CDS encoding serine protease, whose protein sequence is MRVISPEGEGTSYGSGTLVDVRGDYGLVLTNWHVVADATGTVEVVFPDGFRSAARVITTDRVWDLAALAIWKPNVAPVKLSARAPQPGEPLTIAGYGSGSYRAVTGTCTQYVAPGMNKPYEMVELSVAARQGDSGGPILNSQGELAGVLWGAGWGTTSGSYSGRVAAFVSAIMPPPGVGEESQIAQASSATSAGPARPVVPVDYNAPIAQNPQARGIVSDRQTTAARTAGATSGGAATASGSTAADDANSAIQQSSPVEEIELFLAFVGAVALVMHAVRLILPGK, encoded by the coding sequence GTGCGGGTTATCTCGCCTGAAGGGGAAGGCACCTCTTACGGCTCGGGCACCTTGGTCGATGTTCGCGGCGACTATGGCCTGGTCCTTACCAATTGGCACGTGGTGGCGGACGCCACCGGCACCGTAGAGGTGGTTTTCCCGGACGGGTTCCGTTCAGCCGCGCGTGTGATCACGACCGACCGAGTGTGGGATCTGGCGGCGCTGGCCATTTGGAAACCAAATGTCGCGCCGGTCAAGCTATCGGCCCGCGCTCCGCAGCCTGGCGAGCCACTGACGATTGCCGGCTATGGATCGGGATCGTATCGGGCCGTCACCGGCACCTGTACGCAGTACGTGGCGCCCGGCATGAACAAGCCCTACGAGATGGTCGAGCTGTCGGTTGCCGCGCGTCAAGGTGACTCTGGTGGACCCATCCTCAATAGCCAGGGAGAATTGGCGGGCGTGTTGTGGGGCGCCGGCTGGGGAACGACGTCGGGCAGTTACTCGGGCCGCGTCGCCGCGTTCGTGTCCGCCATCATGCCTCCGCCGGGTGTGGGAGAGGAAAGTCAAATCGCGCAGGCGTCCTCGGCCACGTCCGCCGGGCCCGCACGTCCTGTCGTGCCGGTCGACTACAACGCGCCAATTGCTCAGAATCCACAGGCGCGCGGCATCGTTAGCGATCGTCAAACCACGGCTGCCCGCACGGCAGGCGCTACGTCAGGGGGTGCTGCAACTGCCTCAGGCTCGACGGCTGCGGACGACGCGAATTCTGCCATTCAGCAGTCCAGTCCCGTAGAAGAGATCGAGCTGTTCCTGGCCTTTGTCGGTGCTGTCGCGTTGGTCATGCACGCCGTGCGTCTGATCCTGCCTGGAAAATAG
- a CDS encoding dockerin type I domain-containing protein, whose protein sequence is MRYLTACCGLLLAMTNIASAVIISTGNGTGNITAPANDPGFANVGIRGSGSAVYLGDGWVLTDAHVGAGTTMLNNVWYNAVPNSAVQLANPPGAGFTTDSDLLLYQIANPPNIPSVNISPTPAAIGWQVTMIGAGRDRSNSQLAYWNSSWQPSSTPSTYTGEIWAATNEIRWGTNIISSAGFLQGINTDSEKSFATTFDQNGTAFEAQGSPGDSGGAVFHQEASGLWDLAGVMFSISTATGQPWGTSVFGNVTYSADLSAYRNEIYQLIGLPGDVNHDGVVNGLDLSIVASNWLKMGSGSSNIPGDANHDGVVNGLDISMISGAWDASLTTDTLISNAMRIPEPSSMGLALLGAATLLGFYRRRARRST, encoded by the coding sequence ATGCGATATCTGACCGCTTGCTGTGGATTGCTGCTTGCGATGACCAACATCGCCAGCGCAGTGATCATCTCTACCGGAAACGGCACCGGGAACATTACCGCGCCGGCCAATGACCCCGGCTTCGCCAATGTGGGAATACGCGGCAGCGGTAGTGCCGTCTATCTGGGTGATGGCTGGGTCCTGACAGACGCCCACGTCGGTGCCGGAACGACGATGCTCAACAACGTCTGGTACAACGCGGTCCCTAACTCGGCGGTGCAACTTGCGAATCCGCCCGGCGCCGGTTTCACCACCGATAGCGACCTGCTGCTCTACCAGATCGCGAATCCTCCGAATATTCCCTCCGTTAACATCTCGCCAACCCCCGCGGCGATAGGGTGGCAGGTGACGATGATCGGGGCGGGTCGCGACCGCAGCAATTCGCAGTTAGCCTACTGGAACTCGAGCTGGCAACCCTCGTCGACGCCATCGACGTATACAGGCGAAATCTGGGCCGCCACAAACGAAATCCGTTGGGGTACCAATATCATTAGCTCGGCGGGCTTTTTACAGGGAATCAACACCGACTCCGAGAAGTCGTTTGCTACGACCTTCGACCAAAATGGCACGGCCTTCGAGGCGCAGGGTTCGCCCGGAGATTCCGGCGGCGCCGTATTTCACCAAGAGGCTTCCGGCCTTTGGGATCTGGCAGGCGTCATGTTCTCTATCAGTACTGCCACGGGGCAGCCGTGGGGCACGTCGGTCTTTGGCAACGTGACGTATTCCGCTGATCTATCGGCTTATCGTAACGAAATCTACCAGTTGATCGGCCTTCCTGGGGACGTGAATCATGATGGCGTCGTCAACGGCCTTGATCTCTCAATCGTTGCCAGCAATTGGTTGAAAATGGGCTCTGGCTCAAGCAATATTCCCGGCGACGCAAATCATGACGGCGTCGTCAATGGACTTGACATATCGATGATATCTGGCGCTTGGGATGCCAGCTTAACGACGGACACTCTCATCTCAAATGCGATGAGAATACCGGAACCGTCCAGTATGGGCTTGGCCCTATTGGGTGCCGCTACGCTGCTAGGCTTCTACCGTAGGCGTGCTCGTCGTTCCACCTAG